Proteins encoded together in one Triticum dicoccoides isolate Atlit2015 ecotype Zavitan chromosome 7B, WEW_v2.0, whole genome shotgun sequence window:
- the LOC119337569 gene encoding putative phospholipid-transporting ATPase 9 isoform X1, which translates to MARVRRRLEKLKLSTLYSFALCAKGATEDHSKIGTAGFSRVVYVNDPDKHEEEGFSYPRNEVSTTKYSLVTFVPKSLFEQFRRVANFYFLVSGILTLTPLAPYSAVSALLPLSFVITATMLKEGVEDWRRKQQDIELNNRIVKVHRGNGSFEETKWKYIKIGDVIKVEKDNFFPADLILLSSNYPDGICYVETMNLDGETNLKIKQALEVTSDLQEDGDFTNLRQIIKCEDPNANLYSFVGTMDYKGMQHPLSPQQLLLRDSKLRNTDYIYGAVIFTGHDTKVMQNATEPPSKRSKIEKKMDYIIYLLLCSLLGIALLGSVFFGIWTKADLRNGELKRWYLRPDDSTVFYDPKRAPLASFCHLLTALMLYNYFIPISLYISIEMVKILQAVFINQDIDMYDEESDKPTHARTSNLNEELGQVDTILSDKTGTLTCNMMEFIKCSIAGTAYGQSVTEVEKAMALRKGVPLGDEIEAGGHKEKQIEESPHVKGFNLKDPRIMDGNWIHEPNKDIIRDFFRLLAICHTCIPEVDETDKVSYEAESPDEAAFVIAARELGFEFYKRTQTSIVIRERDPNQNVADYQYRKYELLNVLEFSSSRRRMSVIVKEPEGRILLFSKGADSVMFTRLAPDGREFEEETKRHINEYSDSGLRTLVLAYRVLDEKEYKNFAEKFRTAKISGSVDRDEQIGEAADSIERDLILLGATAVEDKLQKGVPECIDKLAQAGIKIWVLTGDKMETAINIGFACSLLRQGMTQIIIALEAPDIIALEKNGDKDSIAKASKRSVMGQIEDGIKQVPTLGQSSTESFALIIDGKSLTYALEDDVKFKFLDLAVKCASVICCRSSPKQKALVTRLVKHSHKVTLAIGDGANDVGMLQEADIGVGISGVEGMQAVMASDIAIAQFRFLERLLLVHGHWCYRRISVMICYFFYKNVTFGVTIFLYEAFASFSGKPAYNDWFLSLYNVFFTSLPVIALGVFDQDVSSRLCLQYPELYQEGVQNVLFSWRRILGWMFNGVVNAILIFFFCTTALKDQAFRQDGQVAGLDALGATMYTCVVWVVNCQMALSVNYFTIIQHIFIWGSIAVWYIFLMVYGAIDPKYSKTAYMVFIEQLAPALSYWLVTLFVVTATLVPYFCYAAIQIRFFPMFHNKIQWKRYLGKAEDPEVARQLSSRHRTSSHPRMVGISARRDGKAMQVKKGTDVEVEG; encoded by the exons ATGGCACGGGTAAGGAGGAGGCTGGAGAAGCTGAAGCTGAGCACGTTGTACAGCTTCGCGCTCTGCGCCAAGGGCGCCACCGAAGATCACTCAAAGATTGGCACGGCGGGGTTCTCCCGAGTCGTCTACGTCAATGATCCAGACAAGCATGAAGAGGAGGGCTTCAGTTACCCAAGAAATGAGGTGTCCACTACCAAGTACTCGTTGGTCACCTTCGTGCCCAAGTCCCTCTTTGAGCAGTTCCGGAGGGTGGCCAACTTCTACTTCCTCGTCTCAGGGATCCTCACTTTGACCCCACTCGCGCCCTACTCGGCGGTAAGCGCGCTACTGCCATTGTCGTTCGTGATTACGGCGACCATGTTGAAAGAGGGGGTTGAGGATTGGAGGAGGAAACAACAG GACATTGAGCTCAACAATCGAATAGTAAAAGTACATAGAGGGAATGGCAGTTTTGAAGAGACAAAATGGAAGTATATCAAAATTGGAGATGTGATAAAGGTGGAGAAGGATAATTTCTTTCCTGCTGACTTGATTCTACTTTCATCTAACTATCCGGATGGAATCTGCTATGTAGAGACTATGAACCTTGATGGTGAAACAAATTTGAAAATTAAACAAGCTCTTGAGGTGACATCGGATTTACAAGAGGATGGTGATTTCACAAACCTTAGACAAATAATCAAATGCGAAGATCCGAATGCGAATCTTTATTCTTTTGTTGGTACTATGGATTATAAAGGCATGCAGCATCCTCTGTCACCCCAACAACTCCTTCTTCGGGACTCAAAGCTGCGGAACACTGATTACATATATGGGGCTGTCATCTTCACAGGTCACGATACAAAAGTGATGCAAAATGCAACTGAGCCACCATCTAAAAGAAGCAAGATTGAGAAGAAAATGGATTACATCATTTACCTGCTGCTGTGTTCTTTACTTGGAATTGCTTTACTTGGTTCAGTCTTTTTTGGTATATGGACTAAAGCTGACTTAAGGAATGGTGAGCTAAAACGGTGGTATCTTCGCCCAGATGATTCGACCGTCTTCTATGACCCGAAACGAGCACCTCTGGCATCCTTTTGTCATCTGTTGACAGCCTTAATGTTGTACAACTACTTTATCCCAATTTCTCTGTACATATCCATTGAGATGGTCAAGATCTTACAGGCTGTATTCATCAACCAGGACATTGACATGTATGATGAAGAATCAGATAAGCCAACTCATGCTCGAACCTCAAATCTAAACGAAGAACTAGGTCAAGTTGACACAATTCTCTCTGATAAGACTGGAACCTTGACCTGCAACATGATGGAGTTTATCAAGTGTTCGATTGCTGGCACTGCATATGGTCAGTCTGTCACAGAAGTTGAGAAAGCTATGGCCCTGAGGAAAGGGGTGCCGCTAGGTGACGAGATAGAAGCTGGAGGGCACAAGGAGAAACAAATCGAGGAGAGTCCTCATGTCAAAGGTTTTAATTTGAAGGATCCACGTATAATGGATGGAAATTGGATACATGAACCTAATAAAGATATAATCAGGGATTTTTTCCGTCTGCTAGCCATCTGTCATACATGCATACCTGAAGTAGATGAAACTGATAAAGTTTCATACGAAGCTGAGTCTCCTGATGAAGCTGCATTTGTTATCGCAGCAAGAGAATTAGGGTTTGAGTTTTACAAGAGGACACAGACAAGTATAGTTATTCGTGAACGCGATCCTAACCAGAATGTTGCAGATTATCAGTATAG AAAATATGAGCTCCTAAATGTCTTGGAATTCAGTAGCTCACGAAGACGGATGTCTGTAATAGTGAAGGAACCAGAGGGGAGGATATTACTGTTTAGCAAGGGCGCTGATAG TGTGATGTTCACAAGGCTTGCACCAGATGGAAGAGAATTTGAGGAAGAGACTAAAAGGCACATAAACGAGTATTCTGATTCTGGTCTAAGAACATTAGTTCTCGCATACCGCGTCTTGGATGAGAAAGAGTACAAGAACTTCGCTGAAAAATTCAGGACTGCCAAAATATCTGGAAGTGTCGACAGAGATGAACAAATTGGGGAGGCTGCTGATAGCATTGAGCGGGACTTGATTCTTCTTGGTGCTACTGCTGTTGAAGACAAGCTCCAGAAAGGG GTACCAGAATGCATTGACAAGCTTGCACAAGCAGGAATTAAGATATGGGTGTTGACGGGTGACAAAATGGAGACAGCTATCAATATTGG CTTTGCATGTAGCCTACTTAGACAAGGAATGACACAGATAATCATCGCCCTGGAAGCACCTGACATCATTGCATTGGAGAAAAACGGAGACAAAGATTCCATTGCCAAG GCATCAAAGCGAAGTGTTATGGGTCAGATAGAGGATGGAATAAAACAAGTCCCAACCTTGGGGCAGTCCAGCACGGAATCTTTTGCGCTGATAATTGATGGTAAATCATTAACTTATGCTTTGGAAGATGATGTCAAGTTTAAGTTCTTGGATCTTGCTGTCAAGTGTGCATCAGTCATATGTTGTCGATCTTCACCGAAGCAGAAGGCATTG GTTACAAGGCTTGTTAAACATTCACATAAAGTTACCTTAGCAATTGGTGATGGGGCAAATGATGTTGGCATGCTTCAGGAAGCTGACATAGGGGTTGGGATTAGTGGTGTTGAAGGGATGCAg GCTGTCATGGCAAGTGATATTGCCATCGCCCAGTTCCGCTTTCTGGAACGGTTGCTTTTGGTGCATGGACATTGGTGTTACCGACGTATTTCAGTGATG ATATGCTATTTCTTCTACAAGAATGTGACTTTTGGAGTCACCATCTTTCTGTATGAAGCGTTTGCATCCTTTTCAGGGAAGCCAGCTTATAATGATTGGTTCTTGTCACTGTATAATGTATTTTTCACCTCCCTTCCTGTCATTGCGTTGGGCGTATTTGATCAGGATGTTTCTTCACGGCTGTGTTTACAG TATCCGGAGCTATACCAAGAAGGTGTGCAGAATGTATTATTCAGCTGGCGTCGGATACTTGGCTGGATGTTTAATGGTGTCGTGAATGCCATCTTAATATTTTTCTTCTGCACTACCGCCTTGAAGGACCAAGCATTTCGTCAAGATGGCCAAGTTGCGGGCTTGGATGCCCTAGGTGCTACCATGTACACTTGTGTCGTATGGGTCGTCAACTGCCAAATGGCCCTCTCGGTGAACTACTTCACCATAATCCAGCACATATTCATATGGGGTAGCATTGCTGTGTGGTACATCTTCCTCATGGTTTATGGTGCTATAGACCCAAAGTACTCCAAGACAGCATACATGGTCTTCATTGAACAGTTGGCCCCAGCGCTATCATATTGGTTGGTGACACTTTTCGTGGTGACGGCCACACTCGTCCCGTACTTCTGCTATGCCGCGATTCAGATCCGTTTCTTTCCAATGTTCCATAACAAGATTCAGTGGAAAAGGTACTTGGGGAAGGCCGAAGACCCGGAGGTGGCAAGGCAGCTATCGTCACGGCACCGGACATCATCGCACCCAAGGATGGTTGGGATATCTGCTCGTCGCGACGGCAAGGCCATGCAAGTTAAAAAGGGAACTGATGTAGAGGTTGAAGGATGA
- the LOC119337569 gene encoding putative phospholipid-transporting ATPase 9 isoform X2 yields MEVYQNWRCDKETMNLDGETNLKIKQALEVTSDLQEDGDFTNLRQIIKCEDPNANLYSFVGTMDYKGMQHPLSPQQLLLRDSKLRNTDYIYGAVIFTGHDTKVMQNATEPPSKRSKIEKKMDYIIYLLLCSLLGIALLGSVFFGIWTKADLRNGELKRWYLRPDDSTVFYDPKRAPLASFCHLLTALMLYNYFIPISLYISIEMVKILQAVFINQDIDMYDEESDKPTHARTSNLNEELGQVDTILSDKTGTLTCNMMEFIKCSIAGTAYGQSVTEVEKAMALRKGVPLGDEIEAGGHKEKQIEESPHVKGFNLKDPRIMDGNWIHEPNKDIIRDFFRLLAICHTCIPEVDETDKVSYEAESPDEAAFVIAARELGFEFYKRTQTSIVIRERDPNQNVADYQYRKYELLNVLEFSSSRRRMSVIVKEPEGRILLFSKGADSVMFTRLAPDGREFEEETKRHINEYSDSGLRTLVLAYRVLDEKEYKNFAEKFRTAKISGSVDRDEQIGEAADSIERDLILLGATAVEDKLQKGVPECIDKLAQAGIKIWVLTGDKMETAINIGFACSLLRQGMTQIIIALEAPDIIALEKNGDKDSIAKASKRSVMGQIEDGIKQVPTLGQSSTESFALIIDGKSLTYALEDDVKFKFLDLAVKCASVICCRSSPKQKALVTRLVKHSHKVTLAIGDGANDVGMLQEADIGVGISGVEGMQAVMASDIAIAQFRFLERLLLVHGHWCYRRISVMICYFFYKNVTFGVTIFLYEAFASFSGKPAYNDWFLSLYNVFFTSLPVIALGVFDQDVSSRLCLQYPELYQEGVQNVLFSWRRILGWMFNGVVNAILIFFFCTTALKDQAFRQDGQVAGLDALGATMYTCVVWVVNCQMALSVNYFTIIQHIFIWGSIAVWYIFLMVYGAIDPKYSKTAYMVFIEQLAPALSYWLVTLFVVTATLVPYFCYAAIQIRFFPMFHNKIQWKRYLGKAEDPEVARQLSSRHRTSSHPRMVGISARRDGKAMQVKKGTDVEVEG; encoded by the exons ATGGAAGTATATCAAAATTGGAGATGTGATAAAG AGACTATGAACCTTGATGGTGAAACAAATTTGAAAATTAAACAAGCTCTTGAGGTGACATCGGATTTACAAGAGGATGGTGATTTCACAAACCTTAGACAAATAATCAAATGCGAAGATCCGAATGCGAATCTTTATTCTTTTGTTGGTACTATGGATTATAAAGGCATGCAGCATCCTCTGTCACCCCAACAACTCCTTCTTCGGGACTCAAAGCTGCGGAACACTGATTACATATATGGGGCTGTCATCTTCACAGGTCACGATACAAAAGTGATGCAAAATGCAACTGAGCCACCATCTAAAAGAAGCAAGATTGAGAAGAAAATGGATTACATCATTTACCTGCTGCTGTGTTCTTTACTTGGAATTGCTTTACTTGGTTCAGTCTTTTTTGGTATATGGACTAAAGCTGACTTAAGGAATGGTGAGCTAAAACGGTGGTATCTTCGCCCAGATGATTCGACCGTCTTCTATGACCCGAAACGAGCACCTCTGGCATCCTTTTGTCATCTGTTGACAGCCTTAATGTTGTACAACTACTTTATCCCAATTTCTCTGTACATATCCATTGAGATGGTCAAGATCTTACAGGCTGTATTCATCAACCAGGACATTGACATGTATGATGAAGAATCAGATAAGCCAACTCATGCTCGAACCTCAAATCTAAACGAAGAACTAGGTCAAGTTGACACAATTCTCTCTGATAAGACTGGAACCTTGACCTGCAACATGATGGAGTTTATCAAGTGTTCGATTGCTGGCACTGCATATGGTCAGTCTGTCACAGAAGTTGAGAAAGCTATGGCCCTGAGGAAAGGGGTGCCGCTAGGTGACGAGATAGAAGCTGGAGGGCACAAGGAGAAACAAATCGAGGAGAGTCCTCATGTCAAAGGTTTTAATTTGAAGGATCCACGTATAATGGATGGAAATTGGATACATGAACCTAATAAAGATATAATCAGGGATTTTTTCCGTCTGCTAGCCATCTGTCATACATGCATACCTGAAGTAGATGAAACTGATAAAGTTTCATACGAAGCTGAGTCTCCTGATGAAGCTGCATTTGTTATCGCAGCAAGAGAATTAGGGTTTGAGTTTTACAAGAGGACACAGACAAGTATAGTTATTCGTGAACGCGATCCTAACCAGAATGTTGCAGATTATCAGTATAG AAAATATGAGCTCCTAAATGTCTTGGAATTCAGTAGCTCACGAAGACGGATGTCTGTAATAGTGAAGGAACCAGAGGGGAGGATATTACTGTTTAGCAAGGGCGCTGATAG TGTGATGTTCACAAGGCTTGCACCAGATGGAAGAGAATTTGAGGAAGAGACTAAAAGGCACATAAACGAGTATTCTGATTCTGGTCTAAGAACATTAGTTCTCGCATACCGCGTCTTGGATGAGAAAGAGTACAAGAACTTCGCTGAAAAATTCAGGACTGCCAAAATATCTGGAAGTGTCGACAGAGATGAACAAATTGGGGAGGCTGCTGATAGCATTGAGCGGGACTTGATTCTTCTTGGTGCTACTGCTGTTGAAGACAAGCTCCAGAAAGGG GTACCAGAATGCATTGACAAGCTTGCACAAGCAGGAATTAAGATATGGGTGTTGACGGGTGACAAAATGGAGACAGCTATCAATATTGG CTTTGCATGTAGCCTACTTAGACAAGGAATGACACAGATAATCATCGCCCTGGAAGCACCTGACATCATTGCATTGGAGAAAAACGGAGACAAAGATTCCATTGCCAAG GCATCAAAGCGAAGTGTTATGGGTCAGATAGAGGATGGAATAAAACAAGTCCCAACCTTGGGGCAGTCCAGCACGGAATCTTTTGCGCTGATAATTGATGGTAAATCATTAACTTATGCTTTGGAAGATGATGTCAAGTTTAAGTTCTTGGATCTTGCTGTCAAGTGTGCATCAGTCATATGTTGTCGATCTTCACCGAAGCAGAAGGCATTG GTTACAAGGCTTGTTAAACATTCACATAAAGTTACCTTAGCAATTGGTGATGGGGCAAATGATGTTGGCATGCTTCAGGAAGCTGACATAGGGGTTGGGATTAGTGGTGTTGAAGGGATGCAg GCTGTCATGGCAAGTGATATTGCCATCGCCCAGTTCCGCTTTCTGGAACGGTTGCTTTTGGTGCATGGACATTGGTGTTACCGACGTATTTCAGTGATG ATATGCTATTTCTTCTACAAGAATGTGACTTTTGGAGTCACCATCTTTCTGTATGAAGCGTTTGCATCCTTTTCAGGGAAGCCAGCTTATAATGATTGGTTCTTGTCACTGTATAATGTATTTTTCACCTCCCTTCCTGTCATTGCGTTGGGCGTATTTGATCAGGATGTTTCTTCACGGCTGTGTTTACAG TATCCGGAGCTATACCAAGAAGGTGTGCAGAATGTATTATTCAGCTGGCGTCGGATACTTGGCTGGATGTTTAATGGTGTCGTGAATGCCATCTTAATATTTTTCTTCTGCACTACCGCCTTGAAGGACCAAGCATTTCGTCAAGATGGCCAAGTTGCGGGCTTGGATGCCCTAGGTGCTACCATGTACACTTGTGTCGTATGGGTCGTCAACTGCCAAATGGCCCTCTCGGTGAACTACTTCACCATAATCCAGCACATATTCATATGGGGTAGCATTGCTGTGTGGTACATCTTCCTCATGGTTTATGGTGCTATAGACCCAAAGTACTCCAAGACAGCATACATGGTCTTCATTGAACAGTTGGCCCCAGCGCTATCATATTGGTTGGTGACACTTTTCGTGGTGACGGCCACACTCGTCCCGTACTTCTGCTATGCCGCGATTCAGATCCGTTTCTTTCCAATGTTCCATAACAAGATTCAGTGGAAAAGGTACTTGGGGAAGGCCGAAGACCCGGAGGTGGCAAGGCAGCTATCGTCACGGCACCGGACATCATCGCACCCAAGGATGGTTGGGATATCTGCTCGTCGCGACGGCAAGGCCATGCAAGTTAAAAAGGGAACTGATGTAGAGGTTGAAGGATGA
- the LOC119337570 gene encoding uncharacterized protein LOC119337570 — MLPSPRPSPTSAEVLATAPPPPPYLRSAMATATPAGTTAIPLPEYQVSGGAAAAHQRGSVGPFVGVLAAVLLLTALSCFFGRVCAAHAQGPDEWYDCTRLAGRRRCWWWRAPRRPVRPAEEEAKPPPAMPLPEP; from the coding sequence ATGCTCCCCTCGCCCCGTCCAAGTCCAACAAGTGCAGAAGTGCTCGccactgctccaccaccaccaccgtatctCCGTTCTGCAATGGCGACCGCCACGCCGGCGGGGACGACGGCGATACCGTTGCCGGAATACCAGGTGTCCGGCGGGGCGGCCGCGGCCCACCAGCGGGGCTCCGTCGGCCCGTTCGTCGGGGTGCTCGCGGCCGTGCTGCTGCTCACCGCCCTGTCCTGCTTCTTCGGCCGGGTGTGCGCGGCGCACGCGCAGGGGCCTGACGAGTGGTACGACTGCACCAGGCTCGCCGGCCGCCGGCGATGCTGGTGGTGGCGGGCGCCTCGGCGGCCGGTCAGGCCGGCCGAGGAGGAGGCCAAGCCGCCGCCGGCGATGCCGTTGCCTGAGCCGTGA